Proteins encoded in a region of the Bombyx mori chromosome 23, ASM3026992v2 genome:
- the LOC101744425 gene encoding WD and tetratricopeptide repeats protein 1 gives MGRREEQAWAKGTLGLAVARERGDIDRQFQNRLMVTRSMIDRLGLEKELQGHMGCVNCLEWNADGSVLASASDDLHVILWDPYRYKQLHNIATGHTGNIFSVKFLSPDTIVTCAADSTVRARSVCGGATLLECSCHCGRVKRLAAPPDTPHLIWSAGEDGLILQHDLRTAHRCNSDSSNVLINLLNHLGRYAEAKCVAVNPRRPYQLAVGANDFYVRLYDTRMVKLAKIQTKASSTSHHRMLWERQHVCSSRAGAGDPENNILRDSVHYFAPGHLSMEPNEHTFPKKSTTYVAFSNDGNELLVNLGSEQVYLFDLNNGRSPVLLESFIIQHNHGPKDGKVAPKNGTSVPILADSPPPAPAAPAAPVDSPTHQLPDHVKQLKETANGYMAKGNYSHAVEYYNRALAECQNCAILYSNRAAALMRRGWAGDTYAAVRDCYTAIRLEPAHVKSHFRLAKGLMELRKVREAHESLLYFKDKFPRHASSHAVFLLQKDINTLLEANDAQPAEGSGSPGSEEEGTGTQISALEKQLRATARDYTCRFLGHCNTTTDIKEANFLGPDAEYIAAGSDDGSIFIWSRRTGNIVRCLRGDESIVNCIQMHPSMFLLATSGIEAVVRLWSPRPEDGQCDARRVADCGAAAAANQQRMRSDPFEAMLLNISFAGADRDLHSPACRPT, from the exons ATGGGTAGGAGGGAGGAACAGGCATGGGCGAAGGGCACCTTAGGTCTGGCGGTGGCCCGAGAGCGAGGTGACATCGACAGGCAGTTCCAAAACCGATTAATGGTGACGAGGAGTATGATCGACAGACTTGGGTTGGAGAAAGAGCTTCAAGGGCACATGGGATGCGTCAACTGCCTAGAGTGGAATGCTGATGGATC AGTTCTCGCATCGGCATCAGATGATCTGCATGTTATTTTATGGGACCCGTACCGTTACAAGCAGCTACACAATATTGCTACGGGACACACTGGAAATATATTTTCAGTtaaa TTTCTGTCGCCGGACACGATCGTGACGTGCGCGGCCGACAGCACGGTGCGGGCTCGCAGCGTGTGCGGGGGCGCCACGCTGCTGGAGTGCTCCTGCCACTGCGGCAGAGTCAAGAGGCTGGCCGCTCCTCCTGATACGCCTCATCTCATCTGGTCTGCGGGAGAAGACGGACTGATATT GCAGCACGACCTCCGCACGGCGCACCGCTGCAACTCTGACTCCTCGAATGTCCTGATTAACCTGCTGAACCACCTGGGCCGGTACGCCGAGGCCAAGTGCGTAGCCGTCAACCCCAGGAGGCCTTACCAGCTGGCCGTCGGTGCTAATGACTTTTACGTTCGCCTGTACGATACCAGGATGGTCAAGCTGGCCAAAATACAA ACCAAGGCGTCGTCCACGTCGCACCACCGCATGTTGTGGGAGCGGCAGCACGTGTGCAGCTCGCGCGCCGGCGCCGGCGACCCGGAGAACAACATCCTCCGGGACTCCGTGCACTACTTCGCACCAG GTCACTTGTCCATGGAACCGAACGAGCACACCTTCCCCAAGAAGTCGACGACGTACGTGGCCTTCAGTAACGACGGAAACGAGTTGCTGGTGAACCTGGGCTCCGAGCAG GTGTACCTGTTCGACTTGAACAACGGTCGGAGCCCCGTCTTGCTGGAGAGCTTCATCATCCAACATAACCACGGCCCCAAGGACGGTAAGGTGGCTCCGAAGAATGGAACCAGCGTGCCCATCCTTGCCGACTCCcctccccccgcgcccgccgcgcccgcGGCCCCCGTCGACTCGCCCACCCACCAGCTGCCAGACCATGTCAAGCAACTCAAGGAAACG GCGAACGGGTACATGGCAAAGGGGAACTACTCGCACGCCGTGGAGTACTACAACCGGGCGCTGGCGGAGTGCCAGAACTGCGCCATCCTGTACTCCAACCGAGCCGCCGCGCTCATGAGGAGGGGCTG GGCCGGGGACACGTACGCCGCCGTCCGGGACTGCTACACGGCCATCCGCCTCGAGCCGGCGCACGTCAAGTCGCACTTCCGGCTCGCGAAGGGGCTCATGGAGCTGCGCAAGGTGCGCGAGGCCCACGAGTCGCTGCTCTACTTCAAGGACAAGTTCCCGCGGCACGCCTCCAGCCACGCCGTGTTCCTGCTGCAGAAGGACATCAACACGCTCCTGGAGGCCAACGACGCGCAGCCCGCCGAAG GGTCCGGAAGTCCAGGCAGCGAAGAGGAGGGCACCGGGACGCAGATCTCGGCCTTGGAGAAGCAGCTCCGCGCCACGGCCCGCGACTACACGTGTCGGTTCCTGGGCCACTGCAACACCACCACGGACATCAAGGAGGCCAACTTCCTGGGGCCCGACGCCGAGTACATCGCCGCGGG CTCCGACGACGGCAGCATCTTCATCTGGAGTCGCCGCACCGGCAACATCGTGCGGTGTCTGCGCGGGGACGAGTCCATCGTCAACTGCATCCAGATGCACCCCAGCATGTTCCTGCTGGCCACCAGCGGCATCGAGGCCGTGGTGCGGCTGTGGAGCCCCCGCCCGGAG GACGGGCAGTGCGACGCGCGGCGGGTGGCGGACTGCGGCGCCGCGGCGGCCGCCAACCAGCAGCGCATGCGCAGCGACCCCTTCGAGGCCATGCTACTCAACATCAGCTTCGCCGGCGCCGACCGCGACCTGCACTCGCCGGCCTGCAGGCCCACCTAG
- the LOC101744669 gene encoding coiled-coil domain-containing protein 130 homolog, whose product MGERKGQNLYYPPDYDPKVGGLNKFQGTHALRERARKLHMGILIIRFEMPYNIWCDGCNNHIGMGVRYNAEKKKIGMYYTTPVYQFRMKCHLCDNHFEIKTDPGNLDYVIVSGARRQENRWDPTENGQIVPETKEAQKKLFDDAMFRLEHKKGDEDLSKTDKPRLGRLVGRNEGVWKDDYEANCALRRNFRKRRKELEESSVNDSILLSKSSLDIDLLPETEEDRNLANLLSLKPSKSIEEKQIHVRKSILNSPALPSSSGLITSFGGLKKEEQLKKSKMLSRNLLGISVKKKFNKTEKGNNADKDEVEKSSVSTLEVCAERNVKNTECDEHKINGDSIERPEQLREINTQNREKEKIQDKEINNRDCEHHTNLVVTSEKLNDECLKGKDGNSNKVSLVVDYSSSGDGSEDDG is encoded by the exons ATGGGCGAACGCAAAGGTCAGAATCTATACTATCCCCCCGACTATGATCCAAAAGTGGGGGGACTCAATAAGTTCCAAGGCACCCATGCTTTGAGAGAGCGTGCCAGAAAGCTCCACATGGGTATCCTTATCATTCGCTTTGAAATGCCGTACAACATCTGGTGTGACGGGTGCAATAACCATATTGGCATGGGAGTGAGATACAATgcagagaagaagaagataggaATGTATTACACCACTCCGGTATACCAGTTTAGAATGAAATGTCATCTGTGTGATAATCACTTTGAAATCAAAACTGATCCAGGG AACTTGGATTATGTGATAGTGTCAGGAGCTCGGAGACAAGAAAACAGATGGGATCCCACAGAGAACGGTCAGATTGTTCCGGAAACCAAAGAAGCACAGAAAAAGTTGTTTGACGATGCCATGTTCAGACTAGAACACAAGAAGGGTGATGAGGATCTATCTAAAACTGATAAACCAAGGCTCGGTAGATTGGTAGGAAGGAATGAGGGTGTGTGGAAGGACGATTATGAAGCTAACTGCGCTTTGAGGAGAAATTTTAgg AAAAGAAGGAAAGAGCTTGAGGAATCCTCAGTTAATGATAGTATACTGCTCTCCAAGTCTTCTCTCGACATAGATCTTTTACCAGAAACCGAAGAAGACCGTAATTTAGCCAACCTGCTCTCACTAAAACCTTCAAAAAGCATAGAAGAGAAACAAATCCATGTTCGCAAGAGTATACTGAACAGTCCAGCATTACCGAGCTCAAGTGGATTGATAACTAGTTTCGGAGGTCTTAAAAAAGAAGAACAATTAAAGAAAAGCAAGATGCTAAGTAGAAATTTATTGGGGATTTCtgttaaaaagaaatttaacaAAACAGAAAAAGGTAACAATGCGGACAAAGATGAAGTAGAGAAATCTAGTGTGAGTACTTTAGAAGTATGTGCAGAGAGGAATGTAAAGAATACAGAATGTGATGAACACAAGATAAATGGTGATTCAATAGAACGGCCAGAACAGTTACGTGAAATAAATACTCAAAATCGtgagaaagaaaaaatacaagataaagaaataaataacagagATTGTGAACATCACACAAATTTAGTAGTGACCAGTGAAAAGTTAAATGATGAATGTTTGAAAGGAAAAGATGGGAATTCAAACAAAGTATCTTTGGTGGTTGATTACAGTTCCAGTGGAGATGGATCTGAGGATGATggttga